A single genomic interval of Syntrophales bacterium harbors:
- the rfaE2 gene encoding D-glycero-beta-D-manno-heptose 1-phosphate adenylyltransferase, with protein MNKIYSREKLKEELDRLQKEGEKITFTNGCFDILHVGHVRYLKEAKKTGDILIVALNSDSSVRAIKGEKRPLVPEDERAEMVASLEFVDYVTIFHESTPLELIEYLQPHIIVKGGDWTEEEVVGRESVKKWGGTVVIVPEIRGASTTKIIEKIIKFYGEE; from the coding sequence CGACCGACTCCAAAAAGAGGGGGAAAAGATAACCTTTACAAACGGCTGTTTCGATATCCTCCATGTGGGACATGTCCGGTATCTTAAGGAGGCAAAAAAAACCGGGGACATCCTGATCGTTGCCCTCAACAGTGATTCATCTGTCAGGGCCATCAAGGGCGAGAAAAGACCCCTTGTTCCTGAAGATGAAAGAGCCGAGATGGTGGCATCTCTTGAATTTGTTGATTATGTGACCATTTTCCATGAGTCTACCCCCCTTGAGTTGATCGAATATCTTCAGCCTCATATCATCGTAAAGGGGGGGGACTGGACAGAGGAAGAGGTGGTGGGTCGGGAATCTGTAAAAAAGTGGGGCGGCACGGTGGTTATTGTTCCTGAGATCAGGGGGGCATCAACGACGAAGATTATCGAAAAGATAATAAAATTTTACGGCGAGGAGTGA
- the dksA gene encoding RNA polymerase-binding protein DksA, with protein sequence MKPEKLEFFRYMLINKINELLGEAGKTVSEMTDGKENFPDPTDRASLESDRNFELRIRDRERKLILKMQEAIQRIDDGVFGICEVCGGPISEKRLIARPVTTLCIDCKTKQEKLEKLKGE encoded by the coding sequence ATGAAACCTGAGAAATTAGAATTCTTCAGATACATGTTGATAAACAAAATCAACGAATTACTGGGTGAAGCCGGAAAAACCGTTTCCGAGATGACAGATGGAAAGGAGAATTTTCCCGACCCCACCGACAGGGCCTCTCTCGAATCGGACAGGAATTTTGAGCTTCGCATTAGGGATAGGGAGAGAAAATTGATCTTGAAGATGCAGGAGGCGATCCAGCGTATTGATGATGGGGTCTTTGGCATATGTGAGGTCTGTGGCGGACCCATATCCGAAAAAAGACTGATAGCAAGACCCGTGACCACCCTGTGTATAGATTGCAAAACAAAACAGGAAAAGCTCGAAAAGCTCAAAGGGGAGTAA